From one Streptomyces sp. Q6 genomic stretch:
- a CDS encoding aldo/keto reductase, producing the protein MHYINLRDLEVSRIGLGAMGMSHGYTGSGTDDAESIRTVHRALELGVTLIDTAEIYGPYTNEELLGQALKGRRDQVVLATKFGLVSHSGEGAWNLDSTPANIRAAVEGSLKRLGTDHIDLYYQHRVDKNTPIEETAGAVAELIQEGKVRAFGLSEAGPDTIRRAHAVQPVTAVQSEYSLFTRGIEERVLPVLRELNIGLVPFSPLGRGVLTGTVRSTDAFAEDDFRRGNPRFTGENFQRNLALADEVKGLADEVGATPAQVALAWLLAQGDFIAPIPGTKRVSRVEENTAADAVTLTAEQLARLSSLPPAAGDTHTEAQARMLER; encoded by the coding sequence ATGCACTACATCAACCTGCGTGACCTGGAGGTTTCCCGGATCGGCCTCGGCGCGATGGGCATGTCCCACGGCTATACCGGCTCCGGGACGGACGACGCGGAGTCGATCAGGACCGTGCACCGCGCCCTGGAACTGGGCGTCACGCTCATCGACACCGCAGAGATCTACGGGCCGTACACGAACGAGGAACTGCTCGGACAGGCGCTGAAGGGCCGCCGCGACCAGGTGGTGCTGGCCACGAAGTTCGGCCTCGTCTCGCACAGCGGCGAGGGCGCGTGGAACCTGGACTCCACCCCGGCCAACATCCGCGCGGCCGTCGAGGGCTCCTTGAAGCGCCTCGGCACGGACCACATCGACCTGTACTACCAGCACCGCGTCGACAAGAACACGCCGATCGAGGAGACCGCCGGGGCCGTCGCCGAGCTGATCCAGGAGGGCAAGGTCCGGGCCTTCGGTCTCTCGGAGGCCGGTCCTGACACGATTCGGCGCGCCCACGCCGTCCAACCGGTCACCGCGGTGCAGTCCGAGTACTCCCTGTTCACCCGCGGCATCGAGGAGCGCGTCCTGCCGGTACTGCGGGAACTGAACATCGGCCTGGTGCCGTTCTCCCCGCTGGGCCGGGGCGTCCTGACGGGGACCGTCCGCTCCACCGACGCGTTCGCCGAGGACGACTTCCGCCGCGGCAACCCGCGCTTCACGGGCGAGAACTTCCAGCGGAACCTCGCGCTCGCCGACGAGGTCAAGGGCCTGGCCGACGAGGTCGGAGCCACGCCCGCGCAGGTCGCGCTCGCCTGGCTGCTGGCTCAAGGTGACTTCATCGCCCCCATCCCCGGCACCAAGCGGGTCTCCCGTGTCGAGGAGAACACGGCCGCCGACGCCGTCACGCTCACCGCCGAGCAGCTCGCCCGGCTCAGCAGCCTGCCGCCCGCCGCGGGTGACACCCACACCGAGGCTCAGGCGCGGATGCTCGAGCGCTGA
- a CDS encoding zinc-binding dehydrogenase, whose amino-acid sequence MRAAVMYGAGDVRVEDRPDPKILKPGDAVVRVVVACVCGSDLWPYGSMPATATGRPMGHEFLGVVEETGEDVSGLKAGDLVVAPFTYSDNTCDYCAKGLHISCRDGGRYGFDDVDGGQGEAVRVPHADGTLVKLPVAADSALLPSLLALSDVMTTGHHGAVTAGVGRGDAVLVVGDGAVGLCAVIAAKRLGADRIVLAGRHETRTDLGRHFGATDVVAARGEEGVTRIRELTGGVDKVIEAVGTRQALDTALGAVLDGGTISRLGVPQYEQVPIGPAEFMRNITLTGGASPARAYIEQLLPDVLDGTIAPGRVFDREFPLDGTPDAYRAMADRQVLKALIRP is encoded by the coding sequence ATGCGCGCAGCAGTGATGTACGGAGCCGGCGACGTCCGCGTCGAAGACCGGCCCGACCCGAAGATCCTCAAGCCCGGCGACGCCGTGGTCCGTGTCGTCGTTGCCTGCGTGTGCGGCAGCGACCTGTGGCCCTACGGATCGATGCCCGCCACCGCGACGGGCCGACCCATGGGCCACGAGTTCCTGGGCGTTGTCGAGGAGACCGGCGAGGACGTGAGCGGCCTGAAGGCCGGTGATCTGGTCGTCGCCCCGTTCACGTACAGCGACAACACCTGCGACTACTGCGCCAAGGGACTGCACATCTCGTGCCGCGACGGAGGCCGCTACGGCTTCGACGACGTCGACGGCGGTCAGGGCGAGGCCGTCCGCGTCCCGCACGCGGACGGCACCCTGGTGAAGCTGCCGGTGGCCGCCGACTCCGCGCTGCTGCCGTCCCTCCTCGCCCTGTCGGACGTGATGACCACCGGCCACCACGGCGCGGTCACCGCAGGCGTCGGCCGCGGTGACGCGGTGCTGGTCGTCGGCGACGGCGCGGTCGGCCTGTGCGCCGTGATCGCCGCGAAGCGGCTCGGCGCGGACCGGATCGTGCTCGCCGGACGCCACGAGACCCGTACCGACCTGGGCCGCCACTTCGGTGCCACCGACGTGGTCGCCGCGCGCGGCGAGGAAGGCGTCACCCGCATCCGGGAACTCACCGGCGGCGTGGACAAGGTGATCGAGGCGGTCGGCACCCGGCAGGCGCTGGACACCGCGCTCGGCGCGGTCCTGGACGGCGGCACCATCAGTCGCCTGGGCGTCCCGCAGTACGAGCAAGTCCCCATCGGCCCGGCCGAGTTCATGCGGAACATCACGCTGACCGGCGGCGCCAGCCCGGCCCGCGCCTACATCGAGCAGCTCCTGCCCGACGTCCTGGACGGCACGATCGCCCCCGGCCGCGTCTTCGACCGGGAATTCCCCCTGGACGGGACGCCGGACGCCTACCGGGCGATGGCCGACCGCCAGGTCCTCAAGGCCCTGATCCGCCCCTGA
- a CDS encoding aldo/keto reductase: MQYATLNNGVEMPLLGFGVYQIPADDTERAVSEALAAGYRLLDTAAAYGNEEAVGRAIKSSGIARDDLFVTTKLWVQDAPAEENTRRAFETSLTKLGLDHIDLYLMHQPYGDVYGQWRAMENLNREGRAKAIGVANFSPDRLLDLILNNEITPQVNQIETHPFFQRADDQKLMAEHGVQIQSWGGFAEGKNDLFTNPLLTEIGKEYGKSVAQVVLRWLTQRGVIAIPKSVRAERMAENFDVFDFELTDEQVTRIATLDTGGSLFFDHRDPEMVAWLAARRLDA, translated from the coding sequence ATGCAGTACGCAACCCTGAACAACGGCGTCGAGATGCCGCTCCTCGGCTTCGGCGTCTACCAGATCCCCGCCGACGACACCGAACGCGCCGTCTCCGAGGCTCTCGCCGCCGGATACCGTCTCCTCGACACGGCCGCCGCATACGGCAACGAAGAGGCCGTCGGCCGCGCCATCAAGTCCAGCGGCATCGCCCGCGACGACCTGTTCGTCACCACCAAGCTGTGGGTCCAGGACGCACCGGCCGAGGAGAACACGCGCCGCGCCTTCGAGACATCGCTGACCAAACTGGGCCTGGACCACATCGACCTGTACCTGATGCACCAGCCCTACGGCGACGTCTACGGCCAGTGGCGCGCCATGGAGAACCTCAACCGCGAGGGCCGCGCCAAGGCGATCGGCGTCGCCAACTTCTCCCCGGACCGGCTGCTCGACCTGATCCTCAACAACGAGATCACCCCGCAGGTCAACCAGATCGAGACCCACCCCTTCTTCCAGCGCGCCGACGACCAGAAGCTGATGGCCGAGCACGGCGTGCAGATCCAGTCCTGGGGCGGCTTCGCCGAAGGCAAGAACGACCTGTTCACCAACCCGCTGCTCACCGAGATCGGCAAGGAGTACGGCAAGTCCGTGGCCCAGGTCGTCCTGCGCTGGCTGACCCAGCGCGGCGTCATCGCCATCCCCAAGTCCGTCCGTGCCGAGCGCATGGCCGAGAACTTCGACGTCTTCGACTTCGAGCTCACCGACGAGCAGGTGACACGGATCGCGACCCTCGACACCGGCGGCTCGCTGTTCTTCGACCACCGCGACCCGGAGATGGTCGCCTGGCTCGCGGCGCGACGCCTGGACGCCTGA
- the thpR gene encoding RNA 2',3'-cyclic phosphodiesterase, producing the protein MTELPEPATMRAFIALAPTDPAKTELEHALRPAYAAYPHLRWNRIEDWHITLAFLGELPVRSVQRLRAPLADLAASHPSPELGLRGGGHFDARVLWSGVAGDLDGLRRLAREVRARVADCEIAVPQRPLRPHLTLARARRYDTTSVTEAAAGLDGFTGHRWRSVRLHLVGSSVEDGTGIRRYADTDAWVLAGAD; encoded by the coding sequence GTGACCGAACTGCCCGAGCCCGCCACCATGCGCGCGTTCATCGCCCTCGCCCCGACCGACCCCGCGAAGACGGAGCTGGAACACGCGCTGCGCCCTGCCTACGCCGCCTACCCCCACCTGCGGTGGAACCGCATCGAGGACTGGCACATCACCCTGGCGTTCCTCGGCGAGCTGCCGGTGCGGTCCGTCCAGCGACTGCGTGCGCCGCTCGCGGACCTGGCCGCGTCCCACCCCTCCCCCGAACTCGGGTTGCGCGGGGGCGGGCACTTCGACGCGCGGGTGCTGTGGAGCGGCGTGGCGGGCGACCTGGACGGATTGCGGCGGCTGGCCCGTGAGGTACGGGCGCGGGTCGCGGACTGCGAGATCGCCGTCCCCCAACGCCCTCTGCGCCCCCACCTGACACTGGCTCGCGCCCGGCGGTACGACACCACGTCCGTCACCGAGGCGGCCGCCGGCCTCGACGGCTTCACCGGACACCGATGGCGGTCCGTACGGCTCCACCTGGTCGGTAGCTCCGTCGAGGACGGCACGGGGATCAGGCGGTACGCGGACACGGACGCGTGGGTCCTCGCGGGCGCCGACTGA
- a CDS encoding barstar family protein: MASRTVGLAITGARPSVLGGTLVDITLTDGGDDRPSPASRPIWAEWYHGPPAESNLWAPYDSQGRAAWLDLTTRAWRVSAPRPDHSGGEYHLDGRFVTDVPGLHCAIAEALLGPGRYFGREWNAFKDCLSGGFGVAPPFTLTWHDSEIARRALADVVEGPKDGLSYFEDIVRLLERCGVTVVLR, translated from the coding sequence ATGGCCTCCCGCACCGTAGGCCTGGCCATCACCGGAGCGCGACCGTCCGTTCTTGGCGGCACGCTCGTCGACATCACCCTTACCGATGGTGGCGACGATCGGCCATCGCCGGCGTCCCGCCCGATCTGGGCAGAGTGGTATCACGGCCCGCCGGCAGAGTCCAACCTGTGGGCGCCGTACGACTCGCAGGGCAGGGCCGCGTGGCTGGACCTCACCACCCGTGCCTGGCGGGTGTCCGCGCCCCGGCCGGACCACTCCGGCGGCGAGTACCACCTCGACGGCCGGTTCGTCACGGACGTTCCCGGGCTGCACTGCGCGATCGCCGAGGCCCTGCTCGGGCCCGGCCGCTACTTCGGCCGGGAGTGGAACGCGTTCAAGGACTGCCTGAGCGGTGGATTCGGAGTGGCCCCGCCGTTCACCTTGACCTGGCACGACTCCGAGATCGCGCGCCGCGCGCTGGCGGACGTGGTGGAGGGTCCGAAGGACGGACTCTCCTACTTCGAGGACATCGTGCGGCTCCTCGAACGGTGCGGCGTCACGGTCGTGCTCCGGTGA
- the pqqE gene encoding pyrroloquinoline quinone biosynthesis protein PqqE, translated as MTTPAPPWALLAELTHACPLRCGYCSNPLELTRRSAELTTEHWARVFAEAARMGVLHTHLSGGEPLLRRDLDALVRAAVDAGLYTQLVTSGVGLSAARLDALTTSGLHSVQLSVQHSDPGQSDGLAGRDSWHDKRAAATRVKDRGLPLGLNVVLHRHNLDALPSILELAVSWGADRIELANTQFYGWGLLNRAALMPTRGQLIEAAATVARWRERTDVSLDITWVEPDYFTGTPKPCMGGWGNVSLTVTPDGTVLPCPAASSLPGLDAPNVRDQPLARIWNDSPAFNRYRGTAWMPQPCRSCDRRDADFGGCRCQAFALTGDASRTDPACALAPDHGLIGSLSADRADAPLVPRRPVGTGRPRRAGGQAPTPA; from the coding sequence ATGACCACACCCGCTCCCCCTTGGGCCCTGCTCGCCGAGCTCACCCACGCGTGCCCCTTGCGATGCGGCTACTGCTCCAACCCCCTTGAGCTGACCCGCCGTTCGGCGGAGCTGACCACGGAGCACTGGGCCCGTGTCTTTGCCGAGGCCGCGCGGATGGGCGTCCTGCACACCCACCTCTCCGGCGGCGAACCGCTGCTCCGCCGTGACCTCGACGCCCTCGTCCGGGCAGCGGTCGACGCGGGCCTGTACACCCAACTGGTGACCAGCGGCGTCGGACTCTCCGCCGCGCGCTTGGACGCGCTCACCACCTCGGGCCTGCACAGTGTGCAGTTGTCCGTCCAGCACTCCGATCCGGGGCAGTCCGACGGCCTCGCCGGCCGCGACTCCTGGCACGACAAGCGAGCCGCGGCGACCCGCGTCAAGGACCGCGGGCTGCCCCTGGGCCTCAATGTCGTCCTGCACCGTCACAACCTGGACGCGCTGCCTTCGATCCTCGAACTCGCCGTGTCATGGGGAGCGGACCGGATCGAACTCGCCAACACCCAGTTCTACGGGTGGGGGCTGCTGAACCGGGCCGCCCTCATGCCCACGCGCGGCCAACTCATCGAAGCCGCCGCGACGGTGGCACGGTGGCGCGAGCGCACCGACGTCTCCCTGGACATCACCTGGGTCGAACCCGACTACTTCACCGGCACACCCAAGCCGTGCATGGGCGGCTGGGGCAACGTGTCCCTCACCGTCACACCCGACGGAACGGTCCTGCCGTGCCCGGCGGCCTCATCTCTGCCAGGTCTCGACGCACCCAATGTGCGCGATCAGCCCTTGGCCCGGATCTGGAACGACTCCCCTGCCTTCAACCGCTACCGCGGCACCGCCTGGATGCCCCAGCCCTGCCGGTCCTGCGACCGGCGCGACGCCGACTTCGGAGGCTGCCGCTGCCAGGCCTTCGCCCTGACCGGCGACGCCTCCCGTACCGATCCCGCCTGCGCGCTGGCACCGGACCACGGCCTCATCGGTTCCCTCAGCGCCGACAGGGCCGATGCTCCGCTCGTCCCCCGGCGCCCGGTCGGCACCGGACGTCCACGGCGGGCGGGTGGGCAAGCCCCAACCCCCGCGTGA
- the pqqD gene encoding pyrroloquinoline quinone biosynthesis peptide chaperone PqqD yields MTSAPWCPTLPPGALLRHDPVRGAHVLLLPERVVVLHGSARAVLELCDGHRTGDDIATLLVEQHPAQAEREGIALFLDRLRTQGCLR; encoded by the coding sequence ATGACCAGCGCGCCATGGTGCCCCACGCTGCCACCGGGCGCACTCCTGCGGCACGACCCGGTGCGCGGGGCGCACGTCCTGCTCCTGCCTGAACGCGTGGTCGTCCTGCACGGCTCGGCGCGGGCCGTCCTCGAACTGTGCGACGGACACCGCACCGGCGACGACATCGCCACGCTCCTCGTCGAGCAACACCCCGCACAAGCCGAGCGCGAAGGCATCGCGCTCTTCCTGGACCGTCTGCGTACACAGGGATGCCTCCGATGA
- the pqqC gene encoding pyrroloquinoline-quinone synthase PqqC: MEAELRRLAASRYHDRHPFNRRMHEGDLSPDELRTWVANRFYYQCHIPIKDAFILSKLESAAHRRSWIRRIQDHDGTTDAEGGIERWLRLGEAVGLDRCELTEHRRLLPGVRLAVDGYVNFCRTRSALEAVASSLTELCAPQIMLTRLDAFPRCYPWIAAEGLEYFQRRVPQGRRDGSEALTWVKQWAITAEQQERALAALSFKCDVLWSLLDSVQHAGDGSTR, translated from the coding sequence TTGGAGGCCGAACTGCGCCGGCTGGCGGCCTCCCGCTACCACGACCGTCACCCGTTCAACCGGCGCATGCACGAGGGCGACCTCAGCCCCGACGAACTGCGCACCTGGGTGGCGAACCGCTTCTACTACCAGTGCCACATCCCCATCAAGGACGCGTTCATCCTCAGCAAGTTGGAGTCCGCGGCCCACCGCCGTTCCTGGATCAGGCGCATCCAGGACCACGACGGGACCACGGACGCGGAGGGCGGGATCGAGCGGTGGCTCCGGCTCGGCGAAGCCGTGGGCCTCGACCGGTGCGAGCTCACCGAACATCGGCGTCTGCTGCCGGGTGTGCGCCTGGCTGTCGACGGTTACGTCAACTTCTGCCGCACCCGGAGCGCTCTGGAGGCGGTCGCCTCGTCCCTCACCGAACTGTGCGCCCCGCAGATCATGCTGACCCGCCTCGACGCCTTCCCTCGGTGCTATCCGTGGATCGCCGCGGAAGGTCTGGAGTACTTCCAGCGGCGCGTCCCTCAAGGGCGGCGCGACGGCAGCGAGGCCCTGACCTGGGTGAAGCAGTGGGCGATCACCGCCGAACAGCAGGAGCGGGCGCTGGCCGCGCTCTCCTTCAAATGCGACGTGCTGTGGAGCCTGCTCGACAGCGTGCAGCACGCCGGGGACGGGAGCACGCGATGA
- the pqqB gene encoding pyrroloquinoline quinone biosynthesis protein PqqB: MLLRVLGTAAGGGLPQWNCACPGCAGARRHPSRRRLHDSLAFHRTPTGPWFLANASPDVAEQLESHPTLRPGAGDARTPVVRVVLTDAELDHTLGLLRLREAARIEIWCTEPVRKALQISFPLGRVLAPYTELTWHHLPSGTDAPPAVVAGLEVHAVPVSSKRPRYAADEAAHPAWSSALRVRDPDSDRRAVYLPALAAWTDGLDDELAAADCVLIDGTFLDEEEPRRTGFSERSASAMGHLPVLGPTGTARRLHALGVRAHYTHLNNSNVLADPGAPEREHLAALGLDVAQDRMVIPL, from the coding sequence GTGCTGCTGCGTGTGCTCGGAACGGCAGCGGGCGGCGGTCTGCCTCAGTGGAACTGCGCGTGCCCCGGCTGTGCCGGGGCACGCCGGCACCCCTCCCGCCGCCGCCTGCACGACTCGCTCGCCTTCCACCGCACCCCGACCGGCCCCTGGTTCCTCGCCAACGCCTCCCCGGACGTCGCCGAACAACTGGAGAGCCACCCCACCCTGCGGCCGGGTGCCGGAGACGCGCGCACCCCCGTGGTCCGGGTGGTCCTCACCGACGCCGAACTGGACCACACCCTGGGCCTGTTGCGCCTGCGCGAGGCGGCCAGGATCGAGATCTGGTGCACCGAGCCCGTGCGCAAGGCGTTGCAGATCAGCTTCCCACTGGGCCGAGTCCTCGCCCCGTACACCGAACTGACCTGGCACCACCTGCCGTCCGGCACGGACGCACCGCCGGCGGTCGTCGCCGGACTCGAGGTCCACGCGGTCCCTGTGTCGTCCAAGCGTCCGCGCTACGCAGCCGACGAGGCCGCCCACCCCGCCTGGAGCTCGGCGCTGCGCGTACGGGATCCGGACTCCGACCGCCGTGCGGTGTACCTGCCGGCACTGGCCGCGTGGACCGACGGCCTCGACGACGAACTCGCCGCGGCCGACTGTGTCCTGATCGACGGAACCTTCCTCGACGAGGAGGAACCCCGCCGCACGGGATTCAGCGAGCGCAGCGCATCGGCCATGGGCCATCTGCCCGTGCTGGGCCCCACCGGCACCGCGCGACGCCTGCACGCCCTGGGGGTGCGCGCCCACTACACCCATCTCAACAACAGCAACGTCCTGGCCGACCCCGGGGCGCCCGAGCGCGAACACCTCGCCGCGCTCGGCCTCGACGTGGCCCAGGACCGGATGGTGATCCCGCTGTGA
- the pqqA gene encoding pyrroloquinoline quinone precursor peptide PqqA, which yields MQDNTLPTPQPQAQPAQSTGWQTPDFTVVDTAMEITAYALSSK from the coding sequence ATGCAGGACAACACCCTCCCCACCCCTCAGCCCCAGGCCCAGCCCGCCCAGAGCACCGGCTGGCAGACGCCCGACTTCACCGTGGTCGACACGGCGATGGAGATCACCGCCTACGCCCTGAGCTCGAAGTAG
- a CDS encoding ThuA domain-containing protein, whose product MTPPVTGRRRLRPLTTAVAGVVGTAAVTVALVATGTLSVAQGRVGQGARQLGDPDYGVCRGTDARCYHDWGNFDTAKGYKVLLYTRTAGPRHANLGPALAPGMNPPLTETNTVQKALLTMGADNGFQVDYTEDVSQLASPATLFKYNAVVFYSTSRDTLDDAAQTSLRQYIRGGGGFVGVHNAFGTEYNWPWYEGLLGNANFYDHGANQPGTVETVNRKDVSTKNLPSRWEFSDEWYNLVPAPTKVRVLAEVDESTLAKGVAGNYHHPGHGDNHPVAWCQYYDGGRAWLTTLGHDAKDFTTDGSFPGAAEFQKLLLGGIESAMGKAPFCK is encoded by the coding sequence ATGACCCCTCCTGTCACCGGCAGACGCCGGCTCCGCCCCCTCACCACCGCCGTGGCCGGCGTCGTCGGAACGGCCGCCGTCACCGTCGCGCTGGTCGCCACCGGCACCCTCAGCGTGGCCCAGGGCCGCGTCGGCCAGGGCGCCCGACAACTCGGCGACCCCGACTACGGGGTGTGCCGCGGCACCGACGCCCGCTGCTACCACGACTGGGGCAACTTCGACACCGCCAAGGGCTACAAGGTCCTCCTCTACACCCGCACCGCGGGACCGCGGCACGCCAACCTCGGCCCCGCCCTGGCACCGGGCATGAACCCGCCGCTCACCGAGACGAACACGGTCCAGAAGGCGCTGCTCACCATGGGCGCCGACAACGGATTCCAGGTCGACTACACCGAGGACGTCTCCCAACTCGCCTCCCCCGCGACCCTGTTCAAGTACAACGCGGTCGTCTTCTACTCCACCAGCCGCGACACCCTGGACGACGCCGCGCAGACATCACTGCGGCAGTACATCCGGGGCGGCGGCGGCTTCGTCGGCGTCCACAACGCCTTCGGAACCGAGTACAACTGGCCTTGGTACGAGGGCCTGTTGGGCAACGCGAACTTCTACGACCACGGCGCGAACCAGCCCGGGACCGTGGAGACCGTCAACCGTAAGGACGTCTCCACCAAGAACCTCCCCTCCCGGTGGGAGTTCTCCGACGAGTGGTACAACCTCGTGCCCGCCCCCACCAAGGTCCGCGTCCTGGCCGAGGTCGACGAGAGCACCCTGGCCAAGGGCGTCGCCGGCAACTACCACCACCCCGGGCACGGCGACAACCACCCGGTCGCCTGGTGCCAGTACTACGACGGCGGCCGCGCCTGGCTGACCACCCTCGGCCACGACGCCAAGGACTTCACCACCGACGGCTCGTTCCCCGGCGCCGCCGAGTTCCAGAAGCTCCTGCTGGGCGGCATCGAGTCGGCCATGGGCAAGGCGCCCTTCTGCAAGTAG
- a CDS encoding PQQ-binding-like beta-propeller repeat protein → MDRRSFLTTTAASTAGTVALLNSTSAQAASATAAWARPVPAQAHAATGKNFPKAGGNLGNQNHSSLQRIDSDNVRKLGGAWHINLENGSTSTHQQCAVIAQDGVLYLATTQQNVFAIDGRTGETRWKTKVGSDTTNMRGLALGQGLAFTITGDNTVVALDQRTGAIRWTRELLVEDQGDPDCDPASGQCGGSKGGLAGAAVYWDGLVYIGTQGSTAGARGRAYALNAATGEVAWTFWGTPGPGEFGHDTWEGDSWKTGGAVCWIHPAVDPELGLVYWTFGNPYPRTDGSTRAGDNLFANCLVAIDAKTGKRRWHFQSVHHDIWDYDGVMSPVLADLLIKGKKARVVVYGSKTGMYYILDRATGKPVHGMEERPVPQHAAQKTSPTQPFPGGEPFVETEPRLDKATRPVPFYPTGGLFEVHWDRATILFPGAGGGADWSFPSFSHRTGLVYVGYGLINSAYSNTHGGRVNTSRPLGEYFAGGLAAVDPRTNTVAWRQEGDWSLAHGNGILSTAGGVLFQGRPDGVLTALDDRDGSLLWSWQCGAGVNTSPLTYEIDGEQYVAVLAGGNGLPYPDIPKGDHLWAFKLGGKVGPAAAPTPPSKRNQIRTAAVSGDTAKNTVTLGRVWDSAKNAPGTSESLVAQNAMAPQHLSIAAGTTVTFTNPADNKSAHGAVSFFEAEFDTGLLMPGQSSSHTFTTPGEYFYNDPVAPQSTGKIVVK, encoded by the coding sequence ATGGACAGACGCAGCTTCCTCACCACCACCGCGGCCTCCACCGCCGGCACCGTCGCCCTGCTCAACTCGACGTCGGCCCAAGCCGCTTCCGCCACCGCGGCGTGGGCCCGTCCCGTGCCGGCGCAGGCCCACGCCGCGACCGGGAAGAACTTCCCGAAGGCCGGCGGCAATCTGGGGAACCAGAACCACTCCTCGCTCCAGCGCATCGACAGCGACAACGTCCGCAAGCTGGGCGGCGCCTGGCACATCAACCTGGAGAACGGCTCCACCTCCACCCATCAGCAGTGCGCCGTCATCGCCCAGGACGGTGTCCTCTACCTGGCCACCACCCAGCAGAACGTCTTCGCCATCGACGGCCGCACCGGCGAGACCAGGTGGAAGACCAAGGTCGGCTCGGACACCACCAACATGCGCGGCCTCGCCCTCGGCCAGGGCCTGGCGTTCACGATCACCGGTGACAACACCGTCGTCGCCCTCGACCAGAGGACCGGCGCGATCCGCTGGACCCGCGAACTGCTCGTCGAGGATCAGGGCGATCCCGACTGCGACCCGGCCAGTGGCCAGTGCGGCGGCAGCAAGGGCGGCCTGGCCGGCGCCGCCGTCTACTGGGACGGCCTCGTCTACATCGGCACCCAGGGCAGCACCGCCGGCGCCCGCGGTCGCGCCTACGCCCTGAACGCGGCCACCGGCGAGGTCGCCTGGACGTTCTGGGGCACGCCAGGGCCGGGCGAGTTCGGCCACGACACCTGGGAGGGCGACTCCTGGAAGACCGGCGGCGCGGTGTGCTGGATCCACCCCGCCGTCGACCCCGAACTCGGCCTGGTCTACTGGACGTTCGGCAACCCGTATCCCCGTACCGACGGCTCCACCCGGGCCGGCGACAACCTCTTCGCCAACTGCCTGGTGGCCATCGACGCCAAGACCGGCAAGCGGCGCTGGCACTTCCAATCCGTCCACCACGACATCTGGGACTACGACGGCGTCATGTCGCCCGTCCTCGCCGACCTGCTGATCAAGGGGAAGAAGGCACGGGTCGTCGTCTACGGCAGCAAGACCGGCATGTACTACATCCTCGACCGGGCCACCGGAAAGCCCGTCCACGGCATGGAGGAACGCCCGGTCCCCCAGCACGCCGCGCAGAAGACCTCACCGACCCAGCCGTTCCCCGGCGGCGAGCCCTTCGTCGAGACCGAGCCGCGTCTCGACAAGGCCACCCGCCCCGTCCCGTTCTATCCGACCGGCGGCCTGTTCGAGGTGCACTGGGACCGCGCCACCATCCTCTTCCCCGGCGCGGGCGGCGGCGCCGACTGGTCCTTCCCCTCCTTCAGCCACCGCACCGGTCTCGTCTACGTGGGATACGGGCTGATCAACTCCGCGTACTCCAACACCCACGGCGGCCGCGTCAACACCTCCCGCCCGCTCGGCGAGTACTTCGCCGGGGGCCTGGCCGCCGTCGACCCGCGCACCAACACCGTCGCCTGGCGCCAGGAGGGCGACTGGTCCCTCGCCCACGGCAACGGCATCCTCAGCACGGCCGGCGGCGTCCTCTTCCAGGGCCGGCCCGACGGCGTCCTGACCGCGCTCGACGACCGCGACGGCAGCCTGCTGTGGAGCTGGCAGTGCGGAGCCGGCGTCAACACCAGCCCGCTGACCTACGAGATCGACGGCGAGCAGTACGTCGCGGTGCTCGCGGGCGGCAACGGGCTGCCGTACCCGGACATCCCCAAGGGCGACCATCTCTGGGCGTTCAAGCTCGGTGGAAAGGTCGGTCCGGCCGCCGCGCCGACCCCGCCCTCGAAGCGCAACCAGATCCGCACAGCCGCCGTCAGCGGCGACACCGCCAAGAACACCGTCACCCTGGGCCGGGTCTGGGACAGCGCGAAGAACGCGCCGGGGACGAGCGAGAGCCTGGTGGCGCAGAACGCCATGGCACCGCAGCATCTGAGCATCGCCGCGGGCACCACGGTCACGTTCACCAACCCGGCCGACAACAAGTCCGCGCACGGCGCGGTCTCGTTCTTCGAGGCCGAGTTCGACACCGGCCTGCTCATGCCGGGCCAGTCCTCCAGCCACACGTTCACCACCCCGGGCGAGTACTTCTACAACGACCCGGTGGCCCCGCAGAGCACCGGCAAGATCGTCGTCAAGTAG